A segment of the Polyodon spathula isolate WHYD16114869_AA chromosome 1, ASM1765450v1, whole genome shotgun sequence genome:
gttttaataaaaacaaatcacagctGATTATACATCACAAAGGAAGAATGTCCTCCAGTCGGAAACGAGTCAGGATGTtagtaaatgattgcaaaatgcaTCTGACAACTGCTGCGCGTGACATCACCCATAATTGACCTCTGACACGAGTAGCGCATTTTGATACAGGGTTGgttataactaggggtctacctaaatctgGATTTCGCAAAAaccgtgaaattgaggggtcaccgcgaaattcacctcttttagaggccaatgcatatggacaagtacgaagagagagaaaaaaaaatagtttaaatgaaCTGCACAACGCAAGAGAAGCAAACTACGCATCTTCCTTCTGATAGCCTTTTTATTCCTTTGCCGCCCTGTGTGCGTTGcactgaagcaaaaaacaaacaaaaaacatccacaaataacatttacaaaaaaacaaaaaaatctccttagcggttaacgttgttgtttactattcaagtGAGAACGAAGTtataatcagcctatcagtgcatctgtactacttttctgtgacctgtacagtgcagtagggggtgggacaaagttcgTGCTGCACTgctttgatttaggttgctaaaatctagttccatttcaattcgaatgacaaccattatcgaacgggaagagcctctctgaccatcaatctctgagtaaatatacaaaagctgccctatcagggccctgctgtaagggggaagtcccacccacctcctgttgaagagggacgccctcacagtagcacatcaccattttctctctcatctctctgagacaggtcgtggATTGCTTCTGCGTTTatgtaccgaatttggctgatttatttggtttccaaataaatttaaaataaaatccacgGTAATCACGCTCTCGAGTGTTGGTAAATTGGCTCTCGCTATAATTCTCGTGTCacttttctggctagagctggtttcaattGAATCGGTACCTGTGTGAACATCTTCAGCGctgcctacagctcggccccgactCTCTCTGTTGGAAGTTCTTGAGGAGAAcaaagcgacggagagcagccctatccccagcagagtctctatCCTCAAGCAATGGGAGAATGAGATTGGTGGTCCAAGATCCTCCgcagaggtcgtccaggaccccccctgctacagtgaccagggaactctcccacacaaccgggtcaccctccccttccccatcACAGAGACGCAGACACATCTCAGGGGAGGCAAGATGGTCACCGTCTAGGCGGTAGCACTCAAaagggacgctcaccaggggacagatgGTCACGACGCAGGCACTGCTCCCTTTCCCGAGGGGAAAGGAGGTTGCCACATAGGCAacgctccccttccccacacagGCGCAGACGTTCGCCATCACAGTCGCCTCAAAggtgcccaagctcggccgagctgcgcttcgtggagctggcagagactgtaagggctcagcaaactatgctggagaccctattaaagtcTCAGAACAGGCTgtcccctaccaccgggcagccccagcccccacagtctcgttccctgttccctctgcctagaccacctAGCCTAGGTGAACTGTCCTTCACGGTGTCCAGGTCAGACGTGTTGGACCCAcctcgccggcatttgtggctgacgcaagccaaggttgtAGAGACCGAGATGGTGGgtctgctggatgcccccattaaaCCAGGTCAGACTTCTGGGgagaccattgatgtgagccttgagaggtctcACAAGGTCACGGAGGTCTCCTCAAAGTTCTCGCACCTTACGGCTTACagtcagtgcccaaggtggcatgcacagcctgctgggataaaagggtctgaacactgccctccatcccagagtagacaagcaggcagaggcagaggcagagccagcagcaggggaccaccgcaggccaggggtaaccggttcttcAGCTGGAGACCAAGACCACCCCCCTCCCAAACCCAAGGGAggccgcccctgaggggccccggctgccaccaaaaccccccccacaaccggactgaccaacggcaatgacccatggcaaggctgcacccaggacacctgggtgctatcaactatGAGAGACgaatatgctctacaattccacataggtccgccacccttcaagggtgtgcttctCACCACCCCTGAACCAGCGAGgacgatactccttcaacaggagatcgccaatcttcgaaggaagaacgctgtacgcttggaaagtccaagcgatgccctcagcggcttttagtccaggtacttcctggagcccaaaagggatggccctcagggtcctcaacttgttcctcaaacagaggaagttcaacatgttgacagcacagcgtatcctccagtccgtccaactgggcgactggttcaaatcaatcgacctgcaagacgtctATTTTCACGTCCTgatccgtcccacgcacagaaaatatcggcgcttcacctttcaaggcaacgcgtacgaattctgcgtgctgccatttggcctctcgctggtgccccgcacattttcaaagtgcatggatgtcGCACTGGCTCCATttaggctgcagggtattcggatcctaaactatctggttGGTTtgcgcagaggcacacacaaaacaggtcatagatcatgtggtgaagttagggctctcaatacatcagcagaagagcaactttgtactgtctcagtccacagtgttcctggggatcaaactgaactctgtgagcatgcttgcctcactgtcggaagacagatTCGGttgttggagaccacactctccctattcagagaggatgctctcctataggtcaaactatatcaaaggttgctggggctgatggcagccgcctcgagaatccttccactagggctgctgagaatacgccccttcaagcctgggtgaatatgctcaaggtgcatcCGGTCCAAGATCgttaccggctggtgcgagtgtccagacaatgccggaagacactggagtggtggctccgtcctggcaatctgagcctcggatctcccctcggatcccctcacagaagggaagtgatcactacaggtgcctccagtctgggctggagAGCGGTCTGGAACGAGAGAGGAATAGCAGGTCAGTGGAAGGGCGCTCACCAGGCCTttaccacgcagtgcacagactcctttcctggatgcacagaaacttgcgttccatcagggcagttcacctccccggtgtggacaacaaggcagcagacctcctgtccagaggagctccagccagctcagagtggaggctgtaTCCTCAAGTgagtgaaacagatttgggagaggtttcgacctgcacgagtcgacctctttgccacagccgagtccactcattgccccttaTGGTTCTCCGTGGacagagacgggggccccctgggagcagaagcgctagctcacccctggccacaggggctcttgtatgcgttccctccgctaccattaatacccctgacactagagaggatcagggtggagagagcacaggttctgctggttgcacccagatggccgagatgcccctggtttgctctcctctccgacatgttgtcacATCAGCCATGGCAGCttccgctgcgcaaggacctcctgagccaagcggaggggctattatggcacccgaacccagcccagcttcaACTCTGGCtctggccgttgaatggagccatctactcagacgaggtttgccagatgcagtagtagaaacataACAgcctgctagggcgccgagcactagagccctgTACTCATATagatggaaagttttccaagactggtgccttgccgaaggtcacgatccggtgacttgccctactgagacaatattaaccttattacaacacctgtttgatgcaggaaaatcagacTCCACTTTGAAgttatacctggcagcaatatcagtgtgccatgaaacaattgactcggtgtcccctggggcacatttcctggcagtgcaatttcttaaagggactcggaggctttgtcctccatgaaaagtatggtccccaaatGGTATCTAGAACTGGTATTGCGGGCCCTTATGgttcccccatttgagcccatggcgtcagcagaactgagCCCTGTTTCactaaaagtggcatttttaatagccattacatctgccaaaCGAGTAAGAGAGCTTCATGctctgtccatcgatgacacatgtatggctttcactggaagtaatttgcgggtaacattaagaacaaatccaccctttttgccaaaggtgatatcctcattccatattaaccaattagtggttttggaaactttcagagctcccccgcacgagtcacaGGCGCACTGTAGACAAgatacgctatgcccagttcggccTCTGCGCTGTTATtgggataggacggcgtcctggagacagtgcaatcagctgtttgtctgctaagGGTCCCGCTCTacaggtcaggccctatcgaagcaacgtctagcgcactgggtggcagatgcgatacgcttggcatatgaacagacagactccccgaTACCGGGGGACATAACAGCCCATTCtgccaggggccaggcaacttcgtgggctttccttcatgacacctccttagatgagttatgaaATGCctctacatggacaggtagtcagacatttgtgcatttttatctCCTTGAtatgacaaaccgaacgagaccttCTCTgagctctagagttttgcaggcggcatgcccttagctATCATGtaggctctgaggctatcgccatggggctgtactgtcggtaatcaagccacgacagctttggtacagctttcccattcggtaatggttgtcattcgaattgaaagggaacgttattaccataaccctggttccctgaaaagagaatgacaaccattaccctttgaggtcgttgTATATTTGCTCAGCGACTGacgtcagagaggctcttcccattcggtaatggttgtcattctctttgcagggaaccagggttacggtaataaCCTCACGTTTTCAGcactggaggtaaaatagtagaaatggacgacaaaaaagcaaagtatatttcggctgatgatcgtttcaagatatttcccaaagaaaatgtacatgcagatcgaggtaattgttttgcatatcttaatgtgtcttaacagaaaatacgattgattgctatttagcttcagagtcacacattaaacaaaaggctactacagagactGTTgaacacaacataaaataaacagctttcagaaaccaaactggaacgtcagcccagacaaaaagtattccagtctgcaagttaaatcagtaaaCAACgctctagcacagccacctcgcctcaacctgctgtttactttttcgcagttggaattttagacccgaatagccacgttttctttgtttagaatcggtactgataaaataaattattggatgggacaaataacacgacaacgaacgtgctgcatacactgcctttattaaagtatggcAGATGCCCTttggtaaccgagttttggggctgtttctaatcgagttccacatctgtataacttggcaaagctttgccttaacatcaattcagtggatgcagaacgtgcagccTCAATGTacgggcaagtcaactgcagggggatgctgcaggCTTGGCTTTAACAAATGACATCACTCTATTTTAGTAAgaaagcaagtaccactattttgaGGCTtcatagtgttctgaaatactgtgtacttaggtttatttaaggAAACCTGTGCTAACATTAGAGGATACTTGTTCACCACCAAAAGTAATATACCATGAACTGTGACACAACTTACATCTCTAATGGTTAAAGTTCTTTTGCAAAAGGCATGTGAATATTTCACGGCAtataaaaacgtgttttttttttttttttttgtttgtttttttgcgtACATTGCCCCCCCAATCCCTTCCCCATCCCAGCGCACACTTTGTATGGTTTCAGAATATGTCGAATATTTTGAACGGCACCTTTCATAATAATATAGGCATCATcaccatacattaaaaaaagtctTACCTGCTGGAGTCAGTAAAATGCAGATTAAAGCCACATCCATGAACACACAATATTTTTTCTCAAACATACTGAATTTCTGAACTCGGATCAATCACGACACAACAGAGACGTTATTCGGTAGCGCTGTACCTGTTATATCAAAGCAAAGAAGGGGGTGGAGCTCTACAACATAAATATTCAAGACTTCTGGAGAAACGAAACTGAATTTGCTTCTGCTAAACGAAACTGAACGGTCTATTATGCAATGGGCAATATTGTTACAACGTCTAATTCACTAACGTAACCACCCTGGTGCATTGTGGCTGCATGTTGGAAACATTAATCCTTTCAACCTTAAGCACTTTCGtagattgtaataataataataataataataataataataataataataataataatagaccgGATTAAAATCGAAGTATTTTTTGGAAAGTTGGGGCGACTTGTTTAGTAAGTacgtattttacaaaaaaaaaaacgatagctACGGTTaaattgtaaaaatgtgacaCCGTCAACTTTATATGCATCATTATTACAAGGTTTGGATACATCAAAGGGGACTAGAGCCTTTCTTTCTAAAATTAGCTAGTAATATTATTCCAAAGCCTCTGGCTCACTTGTGTACTCTATTCTTAAACACTGGAAATAGACCCACATTGTGGAAGCTGCAGGTGTATTTCCACACACAGCAGAAAGAAACGTCACTTCATGAAGATCATCTTCCAACGTTTTCACACTCAGATCTGATGACATCATGgcagtaaacttaaaaaaaataataataataatttcacctGTGTATAGACAGATATCTTCAATTAAAACTCGTGGTTGAAATGTACCACTGCGGCACATTTTCGCAGCATTTTGTGTGAGGTACAAACATGCAACATAAGGACCCGAAGACAATGGGATGGATCATGATGCGGAACACTGCAGTCATAGCCTTTGCTGTCGTGCAGTTAGACATGCACTTTCAAACATGCACAATCAACTGATCAACTACATCGCTGGCATAAAAGCGGTAAACCGTAAAGCTGCACAAGAGAAGAAACGCGGGGTTGGCGCGGGCACAGCTGTATTGTAGACCTGTTCACTGTCCGGTAAAGCGCATTCGCAGCTACAGTAGGTGTGCATCTTCCGACACACGCCTCAGGGAACTACCACAAGTACGCAAGCGCAACTGgccattttcaataaaatactaTCATTCATTTGGCAATTATAGTAAATGTATTCTCTTCTCTCTGTTGGTTTGTAGAGTGTTCGTGTACGGTAGAAAGACAAACGCAATGCAATTCAATGGGTTCATTTCTTAAGCCCGTTGCAAATATTCAATTGTCAAGTAATTGTCAAATACTCTTTtcatacagtttatatttgtcaAACTGGTATCTCTGGATTTGAATCAGCAGACATGGTGGGGGCGCGTGTTGCTGACGTACTTTTACATCATTAGAAATTAATCTGTGATGACTGCGTTCTTGCCGTTATTAATTGTTAATAATGACAGGATTACTGCTAGGTTTGGGGTAAAGATTAAGGTAATGCAATGAGTGTGTTAATGGGTAAGGGAGTGTTGTGTACACAAGTCAAACTAATGTATTTCCACACTACTGCTCACTAGTCACACACTGTGAAAAATACCGCACGGTCATAAAACTGCATTGTAGGTTAATTAAGCATTAATAACTTTATTATACGaatcaattaaatcaaaatatataaatacatacattccaGAAGTCCactacaaaaatacacatttaactcAATCAAGCGTATGCGCCTGATTTAcagtttattcccaaaataactTTGTGTCCATCGAGtgtcgtcatttttttttttttttttttttttttttgcaataacagtttttcattttacaaaattatCAGTTTGCCTAATTTAAATTAAAGTATAATGGTACATTACTGTACCTGCATTATACAGCCGATTGATTTTATACCGTTACATGCTGCAttgataaagagaaaaaaaaaatctagcaaatAATCACTTGTAAGATAAGCAGTTGTTTTTATGAGCTATCTTTTTGACATCAAATATACAAGCAGGATTCAGATTTACTTTACAGATAGTTGCATCAGAGAAGACGCCAAAATAATAAGAAAGACATATCATTAATAATCTTGCCCCATCCTCATATCGAGCTTTCACACGACGCAATGTCACTGAGCGACAGGGCGGATTTTATGTAACTGACTGAGTGCACCGCTGTAGTCTCCGTCTCTGAAGTCGTGGTGGTTGTGGACTGTTCTGCTTTCCTCCCCGGGTGCACAAGCCGTTCCCTGTGAAACGTGTTCTCCCTGTACTCCTTCAAGCAAGAGAAACACAGTTTTTTCTCCAGTTTCCTCAGGTAAACGTTGTCGGTCTTGAAGAACAGATAGACGTAAGGGTTGACAGCACTGTTAGAGACGACAAAGACGCCCAGCACCGCGATTACCTTCGTGTCTAATTCCGTGCTGGTCCCGAATGCCACCTTCATTTCGATGATGAAATAAGGCAGCCCGCAGACAATGAAGAGAATGATGATCACCAGAGTCATTTTGAGGGTTTTTATTTTGGCGCGGGGGATCGCACTGTTAGTTGCAATAATCCTCACCGGTCTCCTCAGTAACTGTTTCGGGTCGGCTCGTTTGCTGTCCACCTGCTGCTCTTTCCTCCAGATCGTCCACAGGATTCGGGTGTAAGCAACGCACAGGATACAGAACGGAGCGAAAAACACGGTGATGGATCCGTAGATGATGTACATTTGGAAATGCCACTTGGGCAGGTCACCAAATGTGCTGAGGCACTTCTCTCCACCCTTGACTTTGAACACAAAAGCCTGCgggccagagaggaggagggctGTGAACCAAGCAAGAAATGCCAGTATTTTTGTTGGCAGCGGAGAAGCAAGGGGGTTCACAATAACGTGGTGCCTCTCCAGTGCGATTACGGCAATGACGTTGGACGAAGCAATCAGCCCAAACACCTGCAAGACTTTGAAGAGCCTGCAGGCCAGGTCCCCTGCCACCCACTTGTCTTCTAAAACCTCCCAGATGATCTGAGAAAACAGGGTCAGCGCCGAGACGCACAGGTCCGCCAGGGCCAGGTTAGTGATGAGGAAATCGATTTTCCGCCTCTTGCTTTTCCGGCAGCAGATCTTGTACAGCACGGTCGAGTTGCCCACCAGTGCCACTGCAAAGATCACGGTCATGGTGATGATTCGGATGTGCCTGTCATACCGTGGACTGGCTGTGGTTTCCCCTTCAATGTTGGACGCGTTAAGATTCCATTGACTGACCAGCAGTGAGGATGAATTTGCGTGCAGGTAACTCTCAAAGCTGGTCAGAGCTTCCATTACTTAGAAGCACCTGTAA
Coding sequences within it:
- the LOC121313171 gene encoding probable G-protein coupled receptor 150; amino-acid sequence: MEALTSFESYLHANSSSLLVSQWNLNASNIEGETTASPRYDRHIRIITMTVIFAVALVGNSTVLYKICCRKSKRRKIDFLITNLALADLCVSALTLFSQIIWEVLEDKWVAGDLACRLFKVLQVFGLIASSNVIAVIALERHHVIVNPLASPLPTKILAFLAWFTALLLSGPQAFVFKVKGGEKCLSTFGDLPKWHFQMYIIYGSITVFFAPFCILCVAYTRILWTIWRKEQQVDSKRADPKQLLRRPVRIIATNSAIPRAKIKTLKMTLVIIILFIVCGLPYFIIEMKVAFGTSTELDTKVIAVLGVFVVSNSAVNPYVYLFFKTDNVYLRKLEKKLCFSCLKEYRENTFHRERLVHPGRKAEQSTTTTTSETETTAVHSVSYIKSALSLSDIASCESSI